A stretch of Alkalicella caledoniensis DNA encodes these proteins:
- a CDS encoding IS1182 family transposase produces MSFIQGTDRKQKTMFPDCIENYIGEDNPVRVIDEYVKLVNMSAFTKSKEHRRGAPGYHPSVLLKLYLYGYVNGIRSSRKLETESHRNIEVVWLLQKLKPDFKTIADFRKENKTQLKQVFKDFTKLCKDLKLLGEEFIAIDGTKIQANNSKKNNFSKKKIQRHKQYIEDKVNSYLDLLESSDKDDSPKLKYTPEEIQQKIEKLKERKIKFEELEKKLQDSESNEISTVDEDARLMDNKNNGVTVAYNIQTAVDSKHSIIVAYDVTNNPADQGNLNSLAEKAKDIFGKRKLEVAADKGYYQADDLMKCERNETTVYLPKQSYSNATGDKDFYGDKFTYVPEKDLYICPLGHELRRINHKSKEPKRIKYRNYDACKNCESKSKCTTAAKGRIINRSPNQDFLDTIDARTEANMDKYLQRQMIVEHPYGTIKRTMNAGYFLTRGMDSVTTETALVLLAYNFKRVINIIGVKELLRILVALRPTLSLYFYMFKSYCTKRQEIYG; encoded by the coding sequence ATGTCATTTATACAAGGTACAGATAGAAAGCAAAAAACAATGTTTCCTGACTGCATAGAAAATTACATAGGTGAGGATAATCCCGTTAGGGTAATTGATGAATACGTAAAACTGGTCAATATGAGTGCATTCACTAAATCAAAGGAACACCGCAGAGGTGCACCAGGATATCATCCCTCTGTTTTATTGAAGTTATATCTATATGGGTATGTAAATGGCATAAGATCATCTAGAAAGCTAGAAACAGAATCTCACAGGAATATAGAAGTGGTTTGGCTATTACAAAAACTAAAACCTGATTTTAAAACAATAGCTGATTTCAGGAAAGAAAATAAAACTCAGCTAAAACAAGTTTTCAAGGATTTTACTAAGTTGTGTAAGGATCTCAAACTATTAGGCGAGGAATTCATAGCAATAGATGGGACTAAAATTCAAGCTAATAATTCAAAGAAGAATAATTTCTCAAAGAAAAAAATACAAAGACACAAACAATATATCGAAGATAAGGTTAATTCCTATCTAGATTTGTTAGAAAGCAGTGACAAAGACGATTCACCTAAACTTAAGTATACACCTGAAGAAATTCAGCAAAAAATTGAAAAACTCAAGGAGCGTAAAATTAAATTTGAAGAGTTGGAAAAAAAACTACAGGATAGCGAAAGTAATGAAATATCTACAGTTGACGAAGATGCTAGGCTTATGGACAACAAAAACAATGGTGTTACTGTAGCATATAACATACAAACAGCTGTAGACTCTAAGCATAGTATTATAGTGGCATATGATGTTACAAACAATCCCGCAGATCAAGGTAATCTAAATTCACTTGCAGAAAAGGCTAAAGATATATTTGGAAAAAGGAAACTTGAAGTAGCAGCAGATAAAGGCTATTACCAAGCAGACGACCTTATGAAATGTGAGAGAAACGAAACAACAGTCTATTTGCCAAAACAGTCGTATTCTAACGCCACAGGAGACAAAGATTTCTACGGAGATAAATTTACTTATGTGCCTGAAAAAGACTTATATATTTGTCCTTTGGGCCATGAATTACGCAGAATAAACCACAAATCAAAAGAACCAAAAAGAATAAAATATAGAAACTACGATGCCTGTAAAAACTGTGAATCAAAAAGCAAATGCACCACTGCAGCCAAAGGCAGGATAATAAATCGGTCACCTAACCAAGATTTTTTGGATACTATAGATGCTAGAACAGAAGCAAATATGGACAAATACCTACAAAGGCAGATGATTGTTGAGCATCCTTATGGAACCATCAAAAGGACAATGAATGCTGGGTATTTTTTAACAAGAGGGATGGATTCTGTAACTACAGAGACAGCCCTAGTTTTGCTAGCCTATAATTTTAAAAGAGTAATAAATATTATAGGAGTGAAAGAACTACTAAGGATATTAGTAGCTCTTAGACCCACTTTATCATTGTATTTTTATATGTTTAAGTCATATTGCACCAAAAGACAGGAAATTTACGGCTAA
- a CDS encoding iron chaperone: MEIFAEYLTGIEKPEHRARTEEVLDWVTKKFPKLIPRIAWNQPMFTDHGTFIIGFSIAKKHLAVAPENAGINQFSHEIVEAGYTHTKELFRIQWDNSVDFSLLEKIIEFNIQEKAHCTTFWRK, encoded by the coding sequence ATGGAAATTTTTGCAGAATATTTAACTGGTATTGAAAAACCTGAACATAGGGCTAGAACGGAAGAAGTTTTAGATTGGGTAACAAAGAAATTTCCAAAATTAATCCCAAGGATTGCGTGGAATCAGCCTATGTTCACAGATCACGGTACATTTATAATTGGATTTAGCATAGCTAAAAAACATTTAGCTGTTGCACCTGAAAATGCAGGGATTAACCAATTTTCCCATGAAATTGTGGAGGCTGGCTATACTCATACTAAAGAGTTATTTCGTATCCAGTGGGATAACTCTGTTGATTTTTCATTACTTGAGAAAATAATAGAATTTAATATCCAAGAAAAAGCACACTGTACAACATTTTGGAGGAAGTAG
- a CDS encoding ABC transporter permease, protein MSKQLFSNTMKLSKLILRRDRIRLPIWVVSIVLITILIGIALPGLYTTGAERQIMAESMENPAMVAMLGPVYGIDDYHDGAMMSNFMLLFTALGVGIMSILFVTRHTREDEEEGRIEMVRSLPVGPLSNLASISLVLIAVNVLLSVIVGLGLAALGLEGMDFMGSMLYGVALGVTGIFFLAITALFAQLTSTTRGTIGYSFTFLLIAYLIRAIGDTSNPAISMLSPFGWVLRTEVFVNNYWWPVLLTLGASLAILVFALYLTSIRDLGAGFIPAKPGRKSASAFLQSPLGLALRLQRTAIISWVLGMFILGVSYGSIFGDIEVFLDGSGMIADMLPKIEGVTLAETFLTFLFTIISILSTVPVLMFILKLAGEEKLSRTEHLYARSVSRTNVLVSYLSISFVSSVVMQFMSVIGLWYAAAAVMEEPIALSTILSSAFVYLPAIWAMIGVAVLLIGWLPSWTGMSWLYLGYSFVVVYMGNLLQFPKWMGKLSPFGNVPQLPVDDFSLPKFLILTIIAIALTVLGGIGYNKRDIQG, encoded by the coding sequence ATGTCAAAGCAGCTTTTTAGCAACACAATGAAACTTTCCAAACTCATACTAAGAAGGGACAGGATTCGCCTACCTATCTGGGTAGTTTCCATCGTTCTCATTACAATACTCATAGGTATAGCGTTACCGGGCCTATACACAACAGGGGCTGAAAGACAAATCATGGCCGAATCCATGGAAAACCCTGCCATGGTAGCCATGCTAGGTCCTGTTTACGGAATAGATGATTATCACGATGGAGCAATGATGTCAAATTTCATGTTACTTTTCACAGCTTTGGGTGTAGGTATCATGAGTATTTTATTTGTTACTCGTCATACAAGGGAGGATGAAGAAGAAGGCCGTATAGAGATGGTACGTTCACTACCTGTTGGCCCTTTATCCAACCTAGCGTCCATATCACTAGTACTGATAGCAGTTAATGTACTTCTTTCAGTTATAGTTGGGCTTGGCTTAGCAGCTTTAGGCCTAGAAGGTATGGATTTTATGGGCTCAATGCTATATGGTGTTGCCCTAGGTGTTACGGGAATCTTCTTTTTAGCTATTACTGCTTTATTTGCTCAACTTACATCAACCACAAGGGGAACAATCGGTTACTCCTTTACATTTTTACTCATTGCATACTTGATTAGGGCTATTGGTGATACCAGTAATCCTGCAATATCCATGCTTTCACCCTTTGGTTGGGTTTTACGTACAGAGGTTTTTGTAAACAATTACTGGTGGCCAGTATTACTAACTCTAGGGGCATCTTTAGCTATACTAGTTTTTGCCCTATACCTAACCTCAATTCGTGACTTAGGAGCTGGATTCATACCAGCAAAGCCAGGTAGAAAGTCAGCTTCTGCCTTCCTTCAAAGTCCACTAGGTTTAGCTCTTAGGCTCCAACGTACAGCCATAATTAGCTGGGTATTAGGAATGTTTATATTAGGAGTATCCTATGGATCGATTTTTGGAGACATAGAAGTATTTTTAGATGGAAGTGGTATGATAGCTGATATGCTTCCTAAAATCGAAGGGGTTACCTTAGCAGAGACATTCTTAACCTTCCTATTTACCATAATTTCAATATTAAGTACCGTACCTGTGTTAATGTTTATCCTAAAACTTGCAGGTGAAGAAAAACTAAGCCGTACTGAACATCTTTACGCAAGATCTGTATCTAGAACCAATGTACTAGTAAGTTATTTAAGTATATCCTTTGTATCTTCTGTAGTGATGCAGTTCATGTCCGTAATAGGGTTGTGGTACGCAGCGGCTGCTGTAATGGAGGAACCAATCGCCTTAAGTACAATCCTAAGCTCGGCATTTGTTTACCTTCCTGCCATTTGGGCGATGATAGGTGTAGCAGTGCTGTTAATAGGATGGCTACCCTCTTGGACAGGTATGAGTTGGTTGTATCTAGGATACTCCTTTGTGGTAGTATATATGGGAAATCTACTACAATTCCCGAAATGGATGGGAAAACTCTCACCATTTGGCAACGTGCCTCAGCTTCCAGTAGATGATTTCAGTCTCCCTAAGTTTCTAATACTAACCATAATAGCCATAGCCCTGACAGTACTTGGGGGCATCGGCTACAACAAACGAGACATTCAAGGATAA
- a CDS encoding ABC transporter ATP-binding protein — MSVLKVSNITKKFGKFTALDGINLEVKKGEVYGFIGPNGAGKTTTIRVLLGILKATEGKATIFGKDAWKEAVEIHKRIAYVPGDVNLWPNLTGGEVIDLFVKLRGTDNKSRREELIKKFDLDPSKKCRTYSKGNRQKVALISALASDADLYIFDEPTSGLDPLMEKVFEESVMEIKNKGKSILLSSHILSEVEKLCSKVSIIRQGKIIESGTLDELRHLTRTSINLETLKTVDNLENLKGVHDIQKREKSITFQADTEQLGYIIKHISQFDVVKLESAPPTLEDLFMRHYKGDGGAQ, encoded by the coding sequence ATGTCAGTTTTAAAGGTTAGTAATATAACTAAGAAGTTTGGTAAATTTACAGCTTTAGATGGAATTAACCTAGAGGTAAAAAAAGGGGAAGTTTACGGTTTTATCGGACCAAATGGTGCTGGGAAAACAACTACGATTAGGGTATTACTTGGAATATTAAAAGCCACTGAAGGTAAGGCAACTATATTTGGTAAAGATGCGTGGAAAGAAGCCGTTGAAATCCACAAGCGGATTGCATATGTGCCAGGTGATGTTAACCTGTGGCCTAATCTAACAGGCGGAGAAGTTATAGACTTATTTGTTAAACTAAGGGGAACTGACAACAAAAGTCGTAGGGAAGAACTTATCAAAAAGTTTGACCTAGACCCATCAAAAAAATGTAGAACATACTCAAAAGGAAACAGACAAAAGGTAGCATTAATTTCCGCTTTAGCATCTGATGCAGACTTATATATCTTCGATGAGCCCACATCAGGATTGGATCCCCTAATGGAGAAGGTTTTCGAAGAAAGCGTTATGGAGATAAAAAATAAAGGCAAAAGTATATTGCTTTCCAGCCATATACTATCTGAAGTGGAAAAACTCTGCAGCAAAGTAAGCATCATACGACAAGGAAAGATCATAGAGTCAGGAACCCTAGATGAGTTACGTCACTTAACAAGAACCAGTATAAATCTAGAAACATTAAAGACAGTTGATAACTTAGAAAACCTTAAAGGGGTTCATGATATTCAAAAGAGAGAAAAGAGTATAACTTTCCAAGCTGACACTGAGCAATTAGGATACATCATCAAACATATTAGTCAGTTCGATGTTGTAAAATTAGAAAGTGCACCACCTACTTTAGAAGACCTGTTTATGCGCCATTATAAAGGAGATGGAGGTGCCCAATAA
- a CDS encoding TetR/AcrR family transcriptional regulator, which yields MTEKFRGLDEEKQQRILNAAFEEFAKEGYNKASTNNIVKEAGIGKGMLFYYFNSKKELFDYLIEYGSKFVITEYLDKIHEGQSDFIEKYAQVGKIKKEAYTKNPHIFNFFGTIYINKDKFEMSQELKNKLDYVRDSGFKKLYDNIDASLFREDVEPQEVIKLIQWTMDGYEKELVSKLDGKELQDVDMEPYWEDFYRFLEVLKRIFYK from the coding sequence ATAACAGAGAAATTCCGAGGACTTGACGAAGAAAAACAACAACGAATCTTAAATGCTGCCTTTGAAGAGTTTGCTAAAGAGGGATATAACAAGGCATCAACAAATAATATTGTAAAGGAGGCTGGTATAGGTAAAGGGATGCTTTTTTACTACTTCAATAGTAAAAAAGAACTATTTGATTATTTAATCGAGTATGGGAGTAAATTTGTAATCACAGAGTACCTTGATAAAATTCATGAAGGCCAATCAGACTTTATAGAAAAATATGCCCAAGTAGGGAAGATAAAAAAAGAGGCTTATACCAAAAATCCACATATATTCAATTTTTTTGGTACTATATACATCAATAAAGATAAATTTGAAATGAGTCAAGAATTGAAAAATAAACTTGATTATGTTAGGGATTCCGGTTTTAAAAAACTATATGACAACATAGACGCATCGCTATTTAGGGAGGATGTGGAACCCCAAGAAGTAATTAAACTTATTCAATGGACAATGGATGGGTACGAAAAAGAGTTAGTAAGTAAACTTGATGGTAAGGAATTACAAGATGTTGACATGGAGCCTTACTGGGAAGATTTTTATAGGTTCTTAGAGGTCTTAAAAAGAATTTTCTACAAATAG
- a CDS encoding GNAT family N-acetyltransferase — translation MSENYTRFFIREIDCFNEIIIENIAKVYSYNNPGSHEGIKDFWYDWFSNKIQGEKLTIIATETSGEIIVGVVRFWNSPYLENKWLIEGIETIPQMRRLGIARSLIKHGLSILKNRGIQEVSANISRRNIASIKLHESFGFEKVSTGTINSLGEYRGNSDEYKVSLGKK, via the coding sequence ATGTCAGAGAACTACACCAGATTCTTTATAAGAGAAATAGATTGCTTTAACGAAATAATTATTGAGAATATAGCAAAGGTTTACAGCTATAACAATCCAGGTTCCCATGAGGGCATAAAAGACTTTTGGTATGATTGGTTTTCTAACAAAATACAGGGAGAAAAACTTACAATTATTGCTACAGAAACTAGTGGGGAAATAATTGTTGGAGTAGTTAGATTTTGGAACTCTCCATATCTAGAAAATAAGTGGCTAATTGAAGGCATTGAGACAATCCCTCAAATGAGAAGGTTAGGGATAGCTAGGTCGCTTATTAAACACGGTTTATCTATTTTAAAGAATAGGGGAATTCAAGAAGTATCTGCTAATATTTCCCGAAGAAATATTGCATCGATAAAATTACATGAGAGCTTTGGATTTGAAAAAGTATCAACTGGTACAATTAACAGTCTAGGTGAATACAGGGGAAATAGTGATGAATATAAGGTTTCATTAGGAAAGAAATAA
- a CDS encoding DUF3784 domain-containing protein, translated as MWVYFMIAATFLLMGMAIVNFKWYFLIAGYNTMSKEQQEKVEIKKVANIMGIYSYANGAVFLALGILNALGIKAGMTVPLIFFGVSTVCMLIIIQKYDRNRLGEKGVVNKESKGKQLITIIFTGVIFLGVGVLMIYSSQPAKISFEDEGVKIHGIYGRIYAWDSIEEVKLLDELPQINRRTNGSAIGPHKKGNFDLEGYGSARLHVDERKSPFIYMESNGRIVIFNAGNSALTEEIYKGLVLKNQ; from the coding sequence ATGTGGGTATATTTTATGATAGCAGCTACGTTTTTACTGATGGGTATGGCCATAGTAAATTTTAAGTGGTACTTTTTAATTGCAGGATATAACACAATGTCAAAGGAACAACAAGAGAAGGTTGAAATTAAAAAAGTTGCAAATATAATGGGTATCTACTCATATGCAAATGGTGCAGTTTTCCTAGCATTAGGGATCTTAAATGCTTTAGGGATAAAAGCAGGAATGACAGTACCCCTTATTTTTTTCGGAGTATCCACAGTATGTATGCTAATAATAATTCAGAAATACGATAGGAATAGGTTAGGGGAAAAAGGAGTAGTAAACAAGGAATCAAAGGGGAAACAACTGATAACTATAATTTTTACAGGTGTTATATTTTTAGGGGTTGGAGTATTGATGATCTATTCTTCACAACCCGCAAAGATTTCTTTCGAAGACGAAGGGGTAAAAATTCATGGTATATACGGAAGGATATATGCTTGGGATAGTATTGAAGAAGTAAAATTACTTGATGAACTACCCCAAATTAACAGAAGAACCAACGGTTCTGCCATAGGACCCCATAAAAAAGGGAATTTCGATCTAGAAGGATATGGCTCAGCAAGGTTACACGTAGATGAAAGGAAATCACCATTTATCTACATGGAGAGTAATGGAAGAATAGTGATATTCAATGCAGGAAATTCAGCCCTCACTGAAGAGATATACAAAGGGCTAGTGTTGAAAAATCAGTAA
- a CDS encoding aminoglycoside adenylyltransferase domain-containing protein: MLDVQKILDNIVARYREILQENLTGIYLHGSLAMGCFNPNSSDIDFLVVVKEEITLEVKRKLADVLVELGEGGPAKDFEMSVVLEEIAKDFVHPTPFILHYSKAHKERYLNDPEYICGNFNDEDLAAHITIIKNRGKCLYGQPIELAFGDVTKEHYVQSIVNDVKYAKDQAQDEPVYLILNLCRVLAFLQEDIVCSKKEGGEWGNKNVPTKFRTIVDYALAQYQNSNFKTVWNQEEIKEFAYYMEDKILSLIE; this comes from the coding sequence ATGTTAGATGTTCAAAAAATACTAGATAACATAGTTGCAAGGTATAGAGAGATTTTACAAGAGAACCTTACAGGCATATACTTACATGGTTCGTTGGCTATGGGATGCTTCAATCCAAACTCCAGTGACATTGATTTTTTAGTGGTAGTAAAAGAAGAGATCACCTTAGAAGTAAAAAGAAAGCTGGCAGATGTGCTAGTTGAATTAGGTGAAGGGGGACCAGCTAAAGATTTCGAAATGAGTGTTGTATTAGAGGAAATTGCAAAGGACTTCGTACATCCCACTCCCTTTATACTACATTATTCCAAAGCACATAAAGAAAGATATCTCAATGATCCAGAATATATTTGTGGTAACTTTAATGACGAAGATTTAGCTGCCCATATAACCATAATCAAAAATAGAGGGAAATGTTTGTATGGACAGCCCATAGAGCTAGCCTTTGGGGATGTGACAAAAGAACACTATGTTCAATCTATAGTAAACGATGTAAAGTATGCCAAAGATCAAGCTCAAGACGAGCCAGTGTATCTAATTCTAAACCTTTGTAGAGTTTTAGCATTTCTACAAGAAGATATTGTATGTTCAAAAAAAGAAGGTGGAGAATGGGGCAACAAAAATGTTCCGACAAAGTTCCGCACCATTGTTGATTATGCACTAGCACAGTACCAAAACTCAAACTTTAAAACTGTATGGAACCAAGAGGAAATTAAAGAATTTGCATATTATATGGAGGATAAAATATTAAGTTTAATAGAATAG
- a CDS encoding RNA polymerase sigma factor, whose amino-acid sequence MESSLLRTNEELSQIYNRHVKTVYRVCFMYMKNIPDTEDMVQNTYMRLMEDKTHFQSEEHEKAWLIRTASNLCKDHFKHWWSKTVGMDAVAEVAGEESITIDETLEKVMALPSKCKVVIYLYYYEGYSTVEIAKILNKKESTIRGYLHTGRKILKIEMEGDLK is encoded by the coding sequence GTGGAAAGTTCTTTATTGCGTACGAATGAAGAACTGTCACAAATCTATAATCGTCATGTTAAAACTGTTTATCGTGTCTGCTTTATGTATATGAAAAATATCCCCGATACCGAAGATATGGTACAAAACACCTATATGAGGTTGATGGAAGATAAAACACATTTTCAAAGCGAAGAACACGAGAAAGCATGGCTTATTAGAACAGCAAGTAACCTATGCAAAGATCACTTTAAGCATTGGTGGTCAAAAACAGTGGGCATGGACGCGGTAGCTGAAGTGGCAGGAGAAGAATCAATAACTATAGATGAGACATTGGAAAAGGTCATGGCCCTTCCCTCTAAGTGTAAAGTAGTTATTTATTTGTACTACTACGAGGGTTATTCTACGGTGGAAATAGCAAAGATACTGAACAAGAAAGAATCAACCATCAGAGGTTATTTACATACCGGTAGAAAAATCCTCAAAATTGAAATGGAAGGTGATTTAAAGTGA
- a CDS encoding GNAT family N-acetyltransferase codes for MISYLTYTVHLNLEIGDGFFKDWPNPPNKEKHREILEKSYKTIVAVEENKKVIGFINAVSDGVLSAYIPLLEVLPEYQKQGIGAELVRKMLEELNDFYMIDLCCDERLQPFYKKLGMIESQGMIHRNYKFQCGRK; via the coding sequence TTGATTTCATATTTAACATATACTGTCCACTTAAACTTAGAAATAGGAGATGGCTTTTTTAAAGACTGGCCGAACCCTCCTAATAAAGAAAAGCACAGAGAAATATTAGAAAAAAGTTATAAAACTATTGTTGCAGTAGAAGAAAACAAAAAAGTAATCGGGTTCATAAATGCTGTTAGTGACGGTGTCTTATCAGCGTATATTCCTCTTTTAGAAGTCTTGCCTGAATATCAAAAACAAGGCATTGGTGCAGAATTGGTTAGAAAGATGTTAGAAGAATTAAATGATTTTTATATGATAGATCTATGTTGTGATGAAAGGCTACAGCCTTTTTATAAGAAATTGGGTATGATAGAATCACAAGGGATGATACATAGAAATTATAAATTTCAGTGTGGCAGGAAATAG
- a CDS encoding protein adenylyltransferase SelO codes for MTNRNDSLETGWNLETSYSNLPKTFYSIIEPNPVPSPKITILNQPLASELGLHTKPLQSEEGVAILAGNRFPQGSMPLAQAYAGHQFGHFTMLGDGRALLVGEQITPKGERFDIQLKGSGRTPYSRGGDGRAALGPMLREYIISEAMHALGIATTRSLAVVTTGEEVIRENHLTGAIMTRVAASHLRVGTFEYAAQWGTTEELKALADYTLKRHYPGFVEAENPYLFLLQEVIKGQAALIAQWQMVGFIHGVMNTDNMTISGETIDYGPCAFMDKYDPATVFSSIDRRGRYAYSNQPKIAAWNLARFAETLLPLLNENQGRAVNMAQESIEDFTEIFHCNWLGGMRAKLGLFNQEKEDEALIEDLLNIMQKYEVDYTNTFRALTLEKPEETALFGTDDFAQWHNRWQKRLDRQQQSMVEALQLMQKNNPMVIPRNHRVEEALKAAEEKGDYTVMEKLLEVLAKPYVHTPEHDEYSTAPGPSVRPYRTFCGT; via the coding sequence ATGACAAATAGAAATGATAGTTTAGAAACAGGATGGAACTTAGAAACCAGTTACTCCAATCTGCCTAAAACATTTTACTCAATAATAGAGCCTAACCCTGTACCATCACCAAAAATAACTATTCTTAATCAACCACTAGCCAGTGAACTTGGTTTACACACCAAACCCTTGCAAAGTGAAGAGGGTGTAGCCATATTAGCTGGAAACCGTTTTCCACAAGGGTCTATGCCCCTAGCCCAAGCCTATGCAGGGCATCAATTTGGTCATTTTACAATGCTAGGGGACGGTAGGGCTCTACTCGTTGGTGAGCAAATCACCCCAAAAGGTGAAAGGTTTGATATACAACTAAAGGGATCAGGTAGAACACCCTATTCTCGAGGTGGTGATGGACGTGCGGCCCTTGGACCCATGCTCCGTGAATACATCATCAGTGAGGCAATGCACGCCCTCGGCATTGCTACCACAAGGAGCCTAGCAGTTGTAACAACTGGTGAAGAAGTAATACGGGAAAACCACCTTACTGGGGCAATTATGACTCGTGTGGCAGCTAGCCACCTGAGAGTAGGCACCTTTGAATACGCTGCTCAGTGGGGCACTACTGAAGAACTAAAAGCCTTAGCTGATTATACTTTAAAAAGGCACTATCCAGGTTTTGTGGAAGCTGAAAATCCATACCTTTTTTTACTTCAGGAAGTCATCAAAGGTCAGGCAGCTCTTATCGCACAGTGGCAAATGGTTGGATTTATACACGGGGTAATGAATACCGATAATATGACAATTAGTGGAGAAACAATTGACTACGGGCCATGTGCCTTCATGGATAAATACGACCCAGCAACGGTATTTAGTTCCATAGATCGGCGTGGACGCTATGCTTACAGCAACCAACCCAAAATTGCAGCATGGAATCTAGCTAGATTCGCAGAAACCTTACTGCCACTACTTAATGAAAATCAAGGGCGGGCAGTGAATATGGCCCAGGAGTCCATTGAAGACTTCACAGAAATATTTCACTGTAATTGGCTAGGAGGTATGAGAGCAAAACTAGGATTATTTAATCAAGAGAAAGAAGATGAAGCCCTCATTGAAGATCTCCTTAATATAATGCAAAAATATGAAGTAGACTATACCAATACCTTTAGGGCATTAACCTTAGAAAAACCAGAGGAAACAGCCCTTTTTGGTACAGATGATTTTGCCCAATGGCATAATCGATGGCAGAAAAGACTAGACAGACAACAACAATCTATGGTAGAAGCACTTCAACTGATGCAAAAGAACAATCCAATGGTTATTCCACGGAACCACAGGGTAGAAGAAGCCCTTAAAGCAGCAGAGGAAAAAGGAGACTACACGGTGATGGAAAAACTCCTTGAAGTTTTAGCAAAGCCTTATGTCCACACACCTGAGCATGATGAATACAGCACAGCTCCTGGGCCATCAGTCCGGCCATACCGAACCTTCTGCGGAACCTAA
- a CDS encoding peptidylprolyl isomerase: protein MKTSKIKRFTILFALLVSVLVTGCSRNQTGENETPNYNTNGENPLVQIEMQDGSKMVLELYPEYAPETVENFIGLVESGFYDGLTFHRIVKGFMIQGGDPKGDGTGGSENRIPGEFAANGFTQNTLSHTTGVISMARSNHPDSASSQFFIMDGDVTSLDGDYAAFGKLIDGVETLKSISETPVSRNPWSGELSIPQEDVVIKRITMLENGEN from the coding sequence ATGAAAACAAGTAAAATAAAAAGATTTACAATACTGTTCGCTCTTTTAGTTTCAGTACTAGTTACAGGGTGCAGCAGAAATCAAACAGGTGAAAATGAGACACCTAACTATAATACTAATGGTGAAAATCCATTGGTGCAGATAGAGATGCAAGATGGTAGTAAAATGGTGCTGGAACTTTATCCTGAGTATGCTCCAGAGACAGTTGAAAACTTTATTGGTCTTGTTGAGTCTGGTTTTTATGATGGATTGACTTTTCATAGAATTGTTAAAGGCTTTATGATTCAAGGTGGCGACCCAAAAGGTGACGGAACTGGTGGTTCAGAAAATAGAATCCCCGGTGAATTTGCAGCTAATGGTTTCACACAAAATACCCTTAGCCATACAACTGGGGTTATTTCCATGGCTCGAAGCAACCATCCGGACTCTGCCAGTAGTCAGTTCTTTATCATGGATGGAGATGTAACCTCCCTTGACGGCGATTACGCAGCCTTTGGCAAGTTAATTGATGGTGTGGAGACCCTTAAGTCCATATCTGAAACACCTGTTTCTCGTAATCCTTGGAGTGGAGAGCTATCAATTCCCCAAGAGGATGTGGTTATCAAAAGAATCACCATGTTAGAAAATGGTGAAAATTAA